The genomic interval AGAGCAGGGCTAGGGGTATTCATCCTGGCAAAGTGTAGGCCATAACAGGAAAGTGGTGTGAGTGGTAGAGCTAATGACCTTCCTGCAGAAAGGAGTGAAGAAAAGGTGAGGTGGTGGCAGAGGTATGGGAACTACTACTTCAGACAGCTTGCAGGCAGGGGACGGGATGTGCTGGGCATTAACACTAGTGCTGGTTAGTTGAAGCCGCTGATCTTAAAAGTAGAGCCCAATACCTTTGTAAAGTGCTACAATGAATCATTTAATCAATTGAATCATTTAATCAGATGTTTTGctaaaaggaaaactgaggTATGTCTTTACAACATAAACATAAATCCAAAGTCCTTTTACTTTTTGATGATGATGTTGCCAGTTAATTCACTGATCTGCAGATGGATGTGGTGGGTCATGGTCTtagtaaagtaaaaaaaataaagattccaAATTGGGCTGTAAAGTCTTGCAAATGAGATCTGGCTTACATCATATATTAAATGTATGGCTTACATCATATATTAAATTCAGTAACCTCATATTTTAGGTTTGGAAGCCTTTTTGTGGAGCTTTGCTCAGCCCTCTGTTAAATAATTTGTTAATTCCATTCTTGTAATATTTGTTAagaaatagaacattttttttaaagctataaatATAGAAACCTGTGTGTTTTCAGGTAAGTTCTTATTGGTGAGATTTTGTAATGTGTTTCTGGGGAAACTAGGTGATCTTCCTGCctttttgaaatatatgttatatctatatgtatataatatataaaatattctgtttattcTGGGGGTGAGGGGGAGAAGGGTGAGACAGATAAAAGGAGAAGACATCCTTTTAATATGTAAAGGATGACTAGTTTATTTTAGCCAGTTCCCAGGTGTATAATGGATTCTTTTGTATGTGGAAATTAAAAAGTATATGCTTTGTTTAGGGAATCTGAAAGGAGAGCCCGGCTTATGAAGAAATGACGTGTAACGGCCCAGAAAACTCGGAAGCTTCTGCCACTTCAGATGCTGGTTATGATCAGGAATGGGCACAGGAATGCTATCGACTAGGAACTTTCGTTAAATTTCCATTTGATTGTCCAGTTTCAGCATCAGCACTAGCACGAGCTGGCTTTGTTTATACTGGTGAAGGTGACAAAGTGAAGTGCTTCAGTTGTCATACAACTATTGAAGGATGGGAACATGGAGATTCTGCATCTGAAAGACACAAAAACCTTTCCCCAAATTGCAAATTTATTACTGAATCtacttttttggaaaataatgttCGTCCTGTTGTCCAGAACCGCCCAGATAGAACTGAAAATTGTTCCAGCCATTCAGCCATCTCCTGTGCTCTAGATGACTCATCTGATGTCGAAGCTGATTACCTTTTGAGAACTAGGCAGGTTGTGGATATGTCAGATACTTTTTATCCTAAAAACCCTGCAATGTGCAGTGAAGAAGCTAGATTAAAGTCTTTTCATAACTGGCCCCTCTACGGCCTGTTGACACCAAAGGAATTGGCAAACGCTGGACTTTATTATACAGGTGTTAGTGACCAAGTGGAATGTTTTTGTTGTGgtggaaaactgaaaaactggGAACCTAGTGATAGAGCTTGGTCGGAACACAAGAGGCATTTTCCCAAATGCTTTTTTGTCCTGGGCCGAGATGTTGGAAATGTTCCAAAGGAAGCTGTTTGTACTGAGTTTGAAAGAAGTGGTCTAAATGATGTGCAGTATCCGAGGAATCCATCTATGGCAGAATATGAAAGACGGATACAAACCTTTTTAGCTTGGAGATACCCCGTTAACAAGGAGCAACTTGCCAAAGCTGGGTTCTATAGCATAGGTAAGCCAGATCTGAAAACTGGTAGCATCTTTTACAAGACAAAATTTGTATGATATGTTTTCAGTAAGAATTTCTAATTCTAATATCAAAATACTTGCCAAAACTGAATGTTTAGGTAAGAGTTGAAATTCATTGTATGTACTTGTTTTGTAAACTACTTTTTTTACCTGAAGttgttttagtaatttttaCTCTTATAAGATGACATACCTCTTATCAgatattttaatagcaaaatatGAAGTTAGCCACAAATTATGTTCTAGCATTAAAACTTTAAAGTGTGTTTTCCTTGCCTGTTACAAAACCGTCTTAAGAGATCTTTCACAATGACAATTATTTGACTTaacattagaaaaattaaaacgCTGTTGTGCAGATGTTGTGCTCAGGTCTAAGTAGAATATAGACTTGTGGTTCATCTACAGGCCTGTGAAAAAGGCAGTTTAGGTTGTATGTCATTTTAATTGCTTATTATATGTGTGCATTATCATAGCATGTTGACATGTAAAACAAGGAAATGCTGTTGTTACCTACTATAAAAActttaggaagaaaatgacTCTGGAGTGGGAGAGCTTTTAATCTTAGAAAGGTAGTGTATGACTTGGAATAAGACTTTACATCTTTGTACATTGGTTTCCCTACCTGGAGAAGGTGAGTAGTTCTGCATTAGACTTAATTGCAGGCTGCAGATAAAGCTCTTTGAAATTCTTGACCAAAAGATGCTGTACAAGTGCAAGATATTACTATTTTTAGGTCACAAAGAAAAGGGGATTATCCAGGATAATTTCTTGCGCTCATCTTAATTGTCTTTTCTCTTAGTAGCTTTCAGAACTCTGTAATCTGATTCCATTTGTTTTACTTGATGTACTGAATAAAACTGTTGATATATTCTTTTATCAGTGATATATGGGCAATATTTGTAGCCTTCCCTCATTTCAATAAACACAATATCTAAGCAGTTTCTGATGCAGTCTTTGATTGCAGTATGCACAGTGCCAGAACTAAGAGAATTCCATTTCTTCGAACATCATCTCAGTCAGTTACTGCCATGTGAAGCCCATTAATCTTAACAGTGTAATGGAGGACCAAAAAGGCATATAAACATCCATTTGAATTCTGTTTCTATTAATAATTTCCACTCTTGCTTAACTGTAATTTAAATAGGAAACAGAAGACTGGTCATGAGGGCAAATAAAAGTTTTATCAATTACTATCAGAATGTGGTAGAATACTTAATGGCTCGTGTACCAATGGAATGTGCTATCTGATAATAAAATACTCCTAGCATTCTGTTTTTGCTATGTAATTATTGCTAAAATAgaattcagaaacattttatatgactctctttttatactttttaagcataaagtttttctgaatatttgttGCAGATATATTTATAATGTCCTCATTTAAAGCAGTTCTTTTGAGTTGTAATTGatgattattaaaataaatgttttttttcttagcaatgTATGTGTAACAATAATTCTTTTAACTAAAATTATACTAGAAGCATGTGACTTTATCTGGGGTATTTCCTCAGGTAATGCTGATCATGTTGTGTGCTTCCACTGTGGTGGAGGATTACAAGAGTGGAAGGAGAATGAAGACCCCTGGGATCAACATGCCAAATGGTTTCCTGGGTAATGTATTTTGACTATTTTCTTATTGCATGTCTGAGTCTCATTTAGAGTACATATTAATGACAGAATAAACACAAAAAGACTTCAGAAGGTTGATTATAGCTTAACGTTGTTTAGCTTTAtgaagagaacttttttttttagttactcTCATCCCTTCTCCACTCTCTTCTACCCTTCATTTTTGTCACATAGGCACCAGAAGAACAACGGTTATCTTTAGTGGTTACATCTTTCCTTCTCAGTAAGAAGGAAGCTTTTAGGAAAACTTTTGCATGAGGtccttatttttgttattacaTCTGTTTCACCTTGCTGTAGCTCTGCTATTGCATGTATAAGCATTAATATGTCCTTTAATGATACATTGGCAGTCTCAGAAGAGAGCATTAATATGTCCTTTAATGATACATTGGCAGTCTCAGAAGAGAGCGTTAATTGATTATCGTCTTTTATAGGTAGGTGGGAGTTCTTCTAGTGTGCATGGGAAAGATATATAGATCTCAAATGGTTGAGGGCACAACTAACTCAGAGGTGacagaattttgaaaagctgCTAGGGAAATGTACCTTCTGAAATTCATGACCTTTGAGCTAGTATTGGCTATAAGTACATAGCCAATCATGATTGTGTTTAAAGCTTGTTTGTAGGAATTACTGAAGAGAAGATTTTATGTCTGGACCTACTGCCATCTCATCCAGcagaataatgatttttttgtgaataCAGATCTGCCTTTGTCTCATTATCCAAGGAAGATACTGTAATCATTATTCTAATAGCTTGCCGAAGTTTTTATTTTACGTCAAGATACAAAATGACTAAACTTCTATCTTGGTTAAAGCAAACCTGAAGAAGCCAGTAGTGGTATTGAAttcaaaatgtgcttttaaataattttaaaggacTAAGGATTCTAGACCTAGAAGTAATTTTTAAGCAAGGTTGCTTGTTTTGTACTAAATTGAtcttgaggaaggaaaaaatagtgtatGACTCTGCTTCTTACAGGTGGATTAAAAGCAGTCCAAGTGCAAAATCTTAGTTACTTGTATAAAAAGATGAGAAATCTCCCTCTTATGTGATAGTTGCCAAACTTGTCTTCTGTGATGAAAGATTCTCTGGAAGCTGGAAGTTAATATTTATGCATTAGCTGATccttgttttttggtttttttttttaaatagtggtGCAGGCAGCTTTTAATGATCATTCTCTTCCAACTGAATGATACTCTTTCAAGTTTTTGACTTGGTGCTGCGAATGGCtaaaagataaattttcttGCCACATttcactctttttaaaaaaaatattttttaactgcCAGATTTGATCATTCCTTTCAAATCATTATCTACCTTGCATTGAGTTTATTTCTTTACACATTCACTTCAGTAGTCATGTTTCAGAATCTTGTAGGATGCTGTGTATGTCCATGAACTGCTGAAGGTAAACTAACTCCTGAAGCTGGTGAGTTGCTGTCAAGAAATCATGGCATTCTCTTAATCTTGTTGTAGGGAAGAACTGTGCCCAGTAGTtggaaaatagcaaaagaaaacgGTGACTCACTTGCTTACCATTGACTACTTTTCATTGATTACAAAAGGCTAAAAGaaccaacattttaaaattaatgttattcTTTCATTGGAGTCTTTACTTTCATAAACCTATGGCACTAGATGTCATGGCCAACAACTATTTAGCTTTCTGTTTCActaaaaatgtgaaagagaTACTGCTGAAGTGATTAATTGTTTTTTACTTAAGGTGTTTATTCATGTTGATTAAACATTTCTGTAATgtagtttaaatatttagagaagATTTCAAAGCAAACGTCCTTTGTCATGTAGGAATTGTGTAGAaccttttaaaatcatgtaatcattttttgttttctgcttatgCAGTTTTCTTataactaaatattttgctttataggTGCAGGtttctgagagaagaaaagggacaagaatttataaataatgttCACTTAAGAGATGGATGCAATGATTCTACAGTAAGTGCCTTACTTATCaactaaatactgttttttggggaaaaaataatctaaattacATGTAATTGTAGTCACTCTTCTTATCACCTGAATATCATACGTCATACAGTTTCTTTCATTGACAGGAAGCAGAAGACACGGAAATACGTTTCAGTTCTGTTATATAGGG from Rhea pennata isolate bPtePen1 chromosome 11, bPtePen1.pri, whole genome shotgun sequence carries:
- the XIAP gene encoding E3 ubiquitin-protein ligase XIAP, producing MTCNGPENSEASATSDAGYDQEWAQECYRLGTFVKFPFDCPVSASALARAGFVYTGEGDKVKCFSCHTTIEGWEHGDSASERHKNLSPNCKFITESTFLENNVRPVVQNRPDRTENCSSHSAISCALDDSSDVEADYLLRTRQVVDMSDTFYPKNPAMCSEEARLKSFHNWPLYGLLTPKELANAGLYYTGVSDQVECFCCGGKLKNWEPSDRAWSEHKRHFPKCFFVLGRDVGNVPKEAVCTEFERSGLNDVQYPRNPSMAEYERRIQTFLAWRYPVNKEQLAKAGFYSIGNADHVVCFHCGGGLQEWKENEDPWDQHAKWFPGCRFLREEKGQEFINNVHLRDGCNDSTIEAAELTILPKDGLLQNHLVQNAVHMGFSLSEIRNIMEKRVQVSGENYTSVEDLVADLISAQKENKIQEESSESPLEKDLSTEEKLRRLQEEKLCKICMAKDISVVLIPCGHLVACKDCAEAVDKCPLCCTNIIKRQKIFMY